From one Paenibacillus sp. FSL K6-1330 genomic stretch:
- a CDS encoding Gfo/Idh/MocA family oxidoreductase yields the protein MLNVAMLSKWHVHADDYARRLQSHGNVKLTAVWDEQPERGSEWAAQLGTDFEADLDTLLEREDIDGVVVDAPTSMHADVMVAAAEAGKHIFTEKAMALTVAECDRITAAVRKAGVKFCISFPALTRPHQLFAKQLVDDHVLGDITLLRIRNGHDGALNNWLPDYWYDEKQTGGGAMMDLGCHPMYIASMLLGKPKRITSMFHYFTNRAVEDNAQCSIEFVNNAVALVETSLVTYKTPSALEIYGTEGTLMISDDTVRVSSKKLDVPFSGWISPNQLPKEQPLPIIQWADALIHDKPMPFGLEEGTKLTELLEAAYIAHKENRTVEFK from the coding sequence ATGTTGAACGTTGCGATGTTAAGTAAGTGGCATGTGCATGCAGATGATTATGCAAGAAGGTTACAATCTCACGGTAACGTCAAACTCACGGCAGTCTGGGACGAACAGCCTGAACGCGGAAGCGAATGGGCTGCCCAATTGGGAACGGATTTTGAAGCGGATTTGGACACGCTGCTAGAGCGGGAAGACATTGATGGCGTCGTGGTGGATGCCCCTACAAGCATGCATGCAGACGTCATGGTAGCAGCTGCTGAGGCCGGCAAACACATCTTTACCGAGAAAGCCATGGCTCTTACCGTAGCAGAATGCGATCGGATTACTGCAGCAGTACGCAAAGCAGGCGTCAAGTTCTGCATTTCATTTCCCGCTCTCACAAGGCCGCACCAATTGTTCGCTAAGCAGCTAGTAGATGACCATGTATTAGGAGACATCACGCTTTTGCGCATTCGTAACGGCCACGACGGTGCATTGAATAATTGGCTCCCGGATTACTGGTATGATGAGAAGCAAACAGGGGGCGGAGCCATGATGGATTTGGGCTGTCATCCGATGTACATCGCAAGTATGCTGCTCGGTAAGCCTAAAAGAATCACATCCATGTTTCATTATTTTACCAATCGTGCAGTGGAAGATAATGCGCAGTGCTCCATTGAGTTCGTAAACAACGCGGTCGCACTGGTCGAAACAAGCCTTGTTACGTACAAAACTCCTTCTGCCCTTGAGATTTACGGCACGGAGGGCACCCTGATGATCTCAGATGATACCGTTAGAGTCAGCTCGAAGAAGCTCGATGTACCTTTTTCCGGATGGATTTCACCTAATCAGCTCCCTAAAGAGCAGCCGCTTCCGATCATCCAATGGGCAGATGCATTGATTCATGACAAGCCGATGCCTTTCGGATTGGAAGAGGGGACGAAATTGACGGAGCTATTGGAAGCAGCATACATCGCTCATAAGGAAAACCGAACGGTAGAGTTTAAATAA
- a CDS encoding Gfo/Idh/MocA family oxidoreductase, protein MRTVKVGIIGCGMIANGKHMPCLSKLDNVQMVGFCDLKPERAEEAAEKYGTQGAKVFTNYKDLLAMEEIEVVHVLTPNSSHATISIDALESGKHVMCEKPMAVTGAEAKAMYEAHLRTGKKLTVGYQNRSNAKSQLLKKMIADGELGDIYFAKAVATRRRGVPTWGVFLDKEKQGGGPMIDIGTHSLDLILWLMDNYEPESVVGSVFHKLKHTENAANEWGAWDPNEFEVEDSAFGYVKFKNGATVIIETSWALNIAKGGGNLLCGTKGGADFAKNELRINGERDGSLFLNKIEVNPNARELFRGEEMTDFEYEAKQWIHSIVNDTEPLVKPREAMIVSQILEAVYISADTGKTVYFD, encoded by the coding sequence ATGAGAACCGTAAAAGTAGGGATCATCGGTTGCGGAATGATTGCGAACGGCAAACATATGCCGTGTTTGTCCAAGTTAGATAACGTACAAATGGTGGGCTTCTGCGACTTGAAACCGGAAAGAGCCGAGGAAGCCGCGGAAAAATACGGCACGCAAGGCGCTAAGGTGTTTACCAATTACAAGGATCTGCTTGCTATGGAGGAGATTGAGGTCGTACATGTGCTAACACCGAACAGCTCCCACGCGACGATTTCCATTGATGCGCTCGAGAGTGGCAAACATGTCATGTGCGAAAAACCAATGGCAGTCACAGGAGCGGAGGCCAAAGCGATGTACGAAGCCCACTTGCGAACAGGAAAGAAGCTCACCGTCGGGTACCAGAATCGTTCCAACGCCAAAAGCCAACTGTTAAAAAAGATGATCGCCGATGGGGAACTTGGAGATATCTATTTTGCAAAAGCTGTCGCTACCCGAAGACGAGGCGTACCTACATGGGGCGTGTTTCTAGATAAAGAGAAGCAAGGGGGCGGTCCTATGATCGATATTGGAACCCATTCCCTTGATCTGATCCTATGGTTGATGGATAACTATGAACCGGAAAGTGTCGTTGGCAGTGTCTTCCATAAACTGAAGCATACCGAAAATGCCGCGAACGAATGGGGAGCCTGGGATCCCAACGAATTCGAGGTAGAAGATTCGGCGTTCGGGTATGTGAAATTTAAAAATGGAGCTACGGTCATCATTGAAACAAGTTGGGCCCTCAACATTGCGAAAGGTGGTGGCAACCTGCTGTGCGGAACGAAGGGAGGAGCGGATTTTGCTAAAAATGAACTGCGGATCAATGGCGAGAGGGACGGGAGCTTGTTCCTGAATAAAATTGAGGTGAATCCGAATGCAAGAGAACTGTTCAGGGGAGAAGAAATGACCGATTTCGAGTATGAAGCCAAACAATGGATTCACAGTATCGTAAACGATACTGAACCTTTAGTTAAACCGAGGGAAGCTATGATTGTTTCACAAATATTAGAAGCCGTGTATATATCCGCAGATACAGGCAAAACCGTTTATTTTGATTAG
- a CDS encoding helix-turn-helix domain-containing protein, whose translation MTEKSKNNVQKKYKVGVEAALEVMGGKWKPLIIYHLMTGRKRTSELRRLIPDITQKMLTTQLRGLEKDEIVARKVYKEIPPKVEYELTAYGWGLKPALDYLCYWGEDHLERVYGDKSKVLEEF comes from the coding sequence ATGACTGAAAAGAGCAAAAATAACGTTCAAAAGAAGTATAAAGTTGGAGTGGAGGCGGCATTAGAAGTAATGGGGGGGAAATGGAAGCCCTTAATCATCTATCATTTGATGACTGGCCGGAAACGGACGTCTGAGCTTCGACGGTTAATACCCGACATTACTCAAAAAATGCTGACCACTCAACTAAGAGGCCTGGAAAAGGATGAGATTGTTGCAAGAAAGGTTTATAAAGAGATCCCGCCTAAAGTGGAGTATGAGTTAACGGCCTACGGGTGGGGATTAAAGCCCGCGCTAGACTATTTATGCTATTGGGGAGAGGATCACCTGGAAAGGGTTTATGGTGACAAATCCAAGGTTTTGGAAGAGTTTTAA
- a CDS encoding ABC transporter permease subunit, translated as MVPKGVVIHGFEQLKKNRKLTKIWYFRHIYLFLLPAIIWFLVFAYYPMYGIVIAFKDYKFNLGIMGSSWAGFKYFVQFLNDSKFYEVLRNTLSISALKLVFGFPAPLILALMLNAVMHKRIKRVFQTISYLPHFVSWVVVVTLLQKILSPNVGLINDIRYQMGLDPIFFMGKPELFYPLVIISDIWKGIGWGSIIYLAALTNIDPHLYEAAEIDGAGRWSKLFKITLPCLVPTIAILLIFSLSGILNAGFDQIWLMQSPATLSVSEILDTYVLKTGLQQGQLAYSTAIGLFKSAISLLLIVAVNNISRRVSDVSLW; from the coding sequence ATGGTACCAAAGGGTGTGGTTATCCACGGATTTGAGCAATTAAAAAAGAACAGGAAACTAACTAAAATATGGTATTTCAGGCATATCTATTTGTTTTTGCTTCCTGCTATCATCTGGTTTCTGGTTTTTGCTTACTACCCGATGTACGGCATTGTAATCGCGTTCAAAGATTACAAATTCAATCTGGGGATCATGGGGAGTTCATGGGCAGGCTTCAAATACTTCGTACAGTTTTTAAACGATTCCAAATTTTACGAAGTACTCCGAAATACGTTATCCATTAGTGCCCTTAAACTTGTTTTCGGATTTCCAGCTCCATTGATTCTAGCCTTAATGCTCAATGCCGTCATGCACAAAAGAATCAAAAGAGTGTTTCAAACGATTTCCTATCTGCCGCACTTCGTTTCGTGGGTCGTTGTCGTTACCTTACTTCAAAAAATCCTGTCTCCGAACGTAGGGCTTATCAATGACATTCGGTACCAAATGGGTTTGGATCCGATTTTTTTTATGGGAAAGCCGGAATTATTCTATCCACTGGTCATCATTTCTGACATTTGGAAAGGTATAGGCTGGGGTTCGATCATTTATTTAGCTGCGTTAACGAATATCGATCCGCACTTGTATGAAGCTGCGGAAATCGACGGGGCAGGTCGATGGAGCAAACTATTTAAGATTACGCTTCCATGCCTTGTTCCAACGATAGCCATACTGCTCATATTCTCCCTCAGCGGAATACTGAACGCGGGTTTTGACCAAATCTGGCTGATGCAGTCCCCAGCAACATTAAGCGTCTCGGAGATCTTGGACACTTATGTCCTAAAAACAGGCCTCCAACAGGGGCAACTCGCATATTCCACGGCCATTGGTTTATTCAAATCGGCGATCTCGCTGCTGCTCATTGTTGCTGTCAATAATATATCCAGGCGCGTGAGTGACGTATCGTTATGGTAA
- a CDS encoding Ldh family oxidoreductase — MNVEQKDSIRVRPEKLRCFTSALARKAGMLEEQADFLAEVLVKNDLRGVFSHGSQQIATYARIMRDGLIHPNPQVHTVNEAASTMVVDGDGGLGYFAAFRAVEEIVDRCRNHGIAAAVTRNHGHIGAAGIYSRLLAEQGLVGYVTSGHQLHLTTEESIMRAAGGSPMSFAVPSGTEVPMVLDFGAMHDLYPSPHLEQLFKLAPGLVFRNMGLGFMCQALGGFLAGLRVVEKDDGKKYKGANQGALIIALDISRFIQPDQFKKEMDTYMSITSKMQPMPGYDRATLPGVLEYEREQDRIHSGIPLSKEQQTVLKDAAVEFELEPPF; from the coding sequence GTGAATGTAGAGCAGAAGGACAGTATCAGAGTTAGGCCTGAAAAGCTCAGGTGCTTCACTTCCGCACTAGCCCGTAAGGCTGGTATGTTGGAAGAACAAGCTGATTTTCTAGCGGAAGTACTCGTAAAAAATGATCTTCGAGGAGTATTCAGTCACGGTTCCCAGCAAATAGCTACCTACGCCCGGATCATGCGAGATGGTTTGATTCATCCAAATCCACAAGTCCACACAGTGAATGAAGCGGCTTCTACGATGGTAGTGGATGGAGACGGAGGACTTGGTTATTTTGCGGCATTTCGGGCAGTGGAAGAGATCGTTGATCGCTGCCGTAATCACGGGATCGCTGCGGCCGTCACACGGAATCACGGACATATCGGAGCAGCTGGAATCTACTCACGCCTCCTTGCGGAACAAGGGCTCGTCGGGTATGTTACGTCTGGGCATCAGTTACACTTAACCACCGAGGAATCGATCATGCGTGCAGCCGGTGGATCACCGATGTCCTTCGCAGTGCCTTCGGGCACTGAAGTACCCATGGTTCTAGACTTTGGGGCAATGCATGACCTCTACCCCTCTCCTCACTTGGAGCAGCTGTTTAAGCTCGCGCCCGGACTTGTATTTCGAAATATGGGATTAGGTTTTATGTGCCAAGCTTTGGGCGGCTTCTTAGCAGGTCTTCGGGTAGTAGAAAAAGACGATGGGAAAAAGTACAAGGGAGCTAATCAAGGCGCGTTGATCATCGCACTGGATATCAGCCGGTTTATACAACCAGATCAGTTCAAAAAAGAAATGGACACTTATATGAGTATAACTAGTAAAATGCAGCCAATGCCCGGATACGATAGAGCAACACTTCCGGGGGTCCTTGAATATGAGCGCGAACAGGATCGAATACACAGTGGGATACCTCTCAGTAAAGAGCAGCAGACGGTGTTAAAAGATGCGGCTGTTGAGTTTGAACTTGAACCGCCATTTTGA
- a CDS encoding phytanoyl-CoA dioxygenase family protein: MLNPIVSAGAFTELDQFMFESWGYFVIPNVLSKEEVKECLQASIRLHEAAGTVGWGQVGRGYESEHALENLMDHPSVLPKIRGLLGDRFIMQSGWNTKQPVRGGMGGWHQDGSSAFDFKNLGYPVPLIQLRASFLLTDQEEPGMGNMEFIPGSHRSLIPLPDSIRTTKSDTPISHVVCAPAGSVLVFHNAVWHRTYEHNWDYDRYTMHYIYSPPWVKPSDRFHNDVNFMQRTTPVRRALMGDFSRPDAPFGASYTPPPFEEN, encoded by the coding sequence ATGTTAAACCCGATTGTTTCAGCAGGCGCATTCACTGAACTCGATCAGTTTATGTTCGAATCGTGGGGTTATTTTGTCATTCCGAATGTACTGTCGAAAGAGGAGGTCAAAGAATGCCTGCAGGCATCAATTCGACTTCATGAAGCGGCAGGTACAGTCGGTTGGGGGCAAGTCGGCAGAGGGTATGAATCTGAACACGCTCTTGAAAACTTAATGGATCATCCATCGGTTTTACCGAAGATCCGAGGTTTACTTGGCGACCGATTCATTATGCAGTCCGGGTGGAATACGAAGCAGCCGGTAAGGGGAGGTATGGGAGGCTGGCATCAAGACGGATCCAGCGCCTTCGATTTTAAGAATCTGGGGTACCCAGTCCCCCTTATTCAGCTCCGTGCTTCATTTTTATTGACCGATCAGGAAGAACCTGGCATGGGGAATATGGAGTTCATTCCAGGCAGCCACCGCAGTCTCATTCCTCTGCCGGATTCGATCCGGACTACAAAGTCGGATACGCCGATAAGCCATGTGGTATGCGCGCCTGCAGGGTCAGTCCTGGTGTTTCACAACGCAGTATGGCATCGGACGTACGAACATAATTGGGATTACGACCGCTATACCATGCATTACATCTATAGCCCTCCGTGGGTAAAGCCCTCGGACCGTTTCCATAACGATGTCAACTTTATGCAAAGAACTACGCCTGTGCGAAGAGCTTTAATGGGGGATTTTTCAAGGCCTGATGCGCCATTTGGAGCAAGTTATACGCCACCTCCCTTTGAAGAAAACTAA
- a CDS encoding carbohydrate ABC transporter permease, producing the protein MGARRLTTADKMYMTLNYSVLLLFCATALYPFIYFLALSFNDGYDAMKGGIYFFPRVFTLENYAKAFSNSIILNSFYISITRTIVVTVGSVFLTALLAYALSRKGLPGRKYIVFFFFFTTLFSGGLIPTFILFRQLHILDTFWVLVLPSLYNFFNAIIMKTFFDGIPEALSESARIDGASELAVFARIILPLSMPVLATIALFVGVGVWNDWFTGQFFIQNEKLQPAATFLNKMISEASFQSMTSGNSGSAIQNMTQTQMELRGVTPEALRMTFVIIITTPIICVYPFLQKYFVKGVLVGSLKE; encoded by the coding sequence ATGGGTGCGAGAAGGCTGACGACAGCAGATAAAATGTATATGACGCTTAACTATTCGGTGCTGCTGTTATTCTGCGCTACAGCACTATATCCATTTATCTATTTTCTAGCCCTTTCCTTCAATGACGGCTACGATGCGATGAAGGGTGGAATCTATTTTTTTCCTAGAGTTTTTACATTAGAGAACTATGCGAAAGCTTTTAGCAACTCTATAATCTTAAATTCGTTTTATATTTCCATTACACGAACGATTGTGGTAACGGTTGGCTCCGTATTTTTGACGGCCTTACTGGCATACGCCCTTTCACGGAAAGGTCTGCCCGGAAGAAAATATATCGTGTTTTTCTTTTTCTTCACCACGTTGTTCAGCGGAGGGCTTATTCCGACGTTTATCCTGTTCCGGCAATTACACATCCTGGATACGTTTTGGGTGTTGGTATTGCCCTCTCTATATAATTTTTTTAATGCGATTATTATGAAAACCTTCTTCGACGGGATCCCTGAAGCTCTGTCGGAATCGGCCCGAATCGACGGAGCAAGTGAGTTGGCGGTATTTGCAAGAATCATATTGCCTCTTTCGATGCCGGTGCTTGCTACCATTGCCTTGTTTGTCGGAGTGGGCGTGTGGAATGACTGGTTTACCGGTCAGTTTTTCATCCAGAATGAAAAACTGCAGCCTGCAGCTACGTTCCTTAATAAGATGATCAGCGAAGCTTCTTTCCAGTCGATGACGTCGGGAAATAGCGGATCTGCTATTCAAAACATGACCCAGACTCAGATGGAACTGCGAGGAGTAACGCCGGAAGCCTTGAGGATGACTTTCGTCATCATTATTACGACCCCGATTATCTGTGTGTATCCATTTCTACAGAAATATTTTGTAAAAGGCGTATTGGTAGGCTCTCTTAAGGAGTAG
- a CDS encoding extracellular solute-binding protein gives MTLIALLLLVTMTACTGKGGGEDAGTVDTGPKEQGTEEIKPVTLTFLSAWNGGGAGFPQDQENNPVAQKIREKTGVTLKLESITTSEVEKLNTIFASGTVPDIVNAPFWSTTGGEGQVIKKAAMEGQLLDLTPYLDKYPNIKRLVTTGIAKDFAEFDLNSPDFEGKTYLIPTETPDGTPESIHNWNYGLFARGDILKALNVKAEDIDTQEELYDLLVKIRDGGFKDIGGKPVIPAGTMWNGWDSGQFLAGWSDYTISDFHQVDGKLIHWTQSKDHEAKLLYMRKLLTEGLFDLEAFNNTSTTANEKLTTGKLAVFGAQPMLDDLQKTLYKTNPEMQYELLGPMKNKSGEIRTQVEKPGRSGFPALFLSANIKDPDAALRYIDYVNSEEGRLLAYFGIEGTHYTMENGLPRWIPDVKKQFDDNPDLKRDAGLNYLPGRFIGAFSNDITWPMPEDQKTKWKKLEESLSAKMPIKIIDKVSANYLAREWPKYQEYRDKTSSLNFDEEIKRAYFAASDQEALDMLHSVQEKFRAAGVEEMAEFVAQKAAERDDVGF, from the coding sequence ATGACACTAATCGCTTTACTGCTTTTAGTGACCATGACGGCATGCACGGGAAAAGGCGGAGGGGAAGATGCAGGCACGGTTGACACAGGTCCGAAGGAGCAAGGTACTGAAGAAATAAAACCGGTAACCTTGACTTTTCTCAGTGCTTGGAACGGTGGCGGAGCCGGTTTCCCGCAGGACCAGGAGAATAATCCTGTAGCCCAAAAAATTAGGGAGAAAACCGGAGTAACGTTAAAACTGGAATCCATCACAACAAGCGAAGTAGAAAAACTAAACACCATATTTGCTTCCGGTACGGTTCCGGATATTGTTAACGCACCATTCTGGTCGACTACAGGAGGAGAAGGACAAGTCATCAAGAAGGCAGCCATGGAAGGACAGCTCCTGGATTTAACCCCATATCTCGATAAATACCCGAATATTAAAAGACTTGTGACTACCGGGATTGCAAAGGATTTTGCCGAGTTCGATCTCAATAGTCCCGATTTTGAAGGCAAGACTTATCTCATTCCTACGGAGACCCCGGACGGCACCCCTGAGAGCATTCATAATTGGAATTACGGTCTTTTTGCCAGGGGGGATATCCTGAAAGCTTTAAATGTAAAAGCGGAGGATATTGATACGCAAGAAGAACTATATGATCTATTGGTCAAGATCAGAGATGGAGGTTTTAAGGATATTGGCGGGAAACCGGTCATCCCGGCCGGAACGATGTGGAATGGATGGGATTCCGGCCAGTTCCTAGCCGGGTGGTCGGATTACACGATTTCGGACTTCCATCAAGTGGATGGAAAACTGATTCACTGGACGCAATCCAAGGACCATGAAGCTAAGTTGTTATACATGAGGAAGTTATTAACGGAAGGTTTGTTTGATCTTGAAGCCTTTAACAATACGAGTACAACAGCGAATGAAAAGCTTACGACGGGCAAGCTTGCCGTGTTCGGAGCCCAGCCGATGTTAGATGATTTGCAAAAAACGCTTTATAAGACGAATCCGGAAATGCAATATGAACTACTCGGACCGATGAAGAATAAGAGCGGAGAAATCCGAACGCAAGTGGAAAAACCCGGCCGTTCCGGTTTCCCTGCCCTGTTCTTAAGCGCTAACATCAAAGATCCTGATGCGGCATTACGTTACATTGATTATGTCAACAGTGAAGAAGGCCGATTGCTTGCGTATTTCGGGATCGAAGGAACGCACTACACCATGGAAAACGGGTTACCCCGGTGGATTCCTGATGTGAAAAAACAATTCGATGATAACCCGGATCTGAAAAGAGACGCAGGGCTCAATTATCTTCCAGGAAGATTCATCGGGGCATTCTCCAATGATATTACTTGGCCTATGCCCGAGGATCAAAAAACGAAGTGGAAAAAGTTGGAGGAGAGTCTCTCAGCAAAAATGCCTATCAAAATTATAGACAAAGTAAGCGCCAACTACCTTGCAAGAGAGTGGCCCAAATATCAGGAATATAGAGATAAAACCAGTAGTTTGAATTTCGATGAGGAAATTAAGAGAGCGTATTTTGCGGCGTCAGATCAAGAAGCTCTAGATATGCTTCATAGTGTTCAAGAAAAATTTAGAGCTGCCGGCGTAGAAGAAATGGCGGAGTTTGTGGCTCAAAAAGCTGCAGAACGAGATGATGTAGGGTTCTAA
- a CDS encoding BCCT family transporter, with product MGMGLQVPWPISWFTMMIPLIVIGICLLLAFSKFGNVRLGKKDEKPEFSTFSRLGMLFTAGIGVGLVNFGVAEPLVHVPIEPGRTCCSSMANSGLARVYTDVVA from the coding sequence ATGGGGATGGGTTTACAAGTACCATGGCCAATTAGCTGGTTTACGATGATGATCCCGCTTATTGTCATCGGAATTTGCTTATTGCTGGCCTTCAGTAAGTTTGGCAATGTCAGGCTGGGGAAGAAGGATGAGAAGCCGGAGTTTAGCACGTTCTCAAGGCTAGGAATGTTGTTCACTGCAGGAATTGGTGTCGGCCTTGTAAACTTTGGTGTCGCCGAGCCGCTTGTTCATGTCCCTATCGAACCGGGGCGAACTTGTTGCTCTTCCATGGCAAATTCCGGACTTGCACGTGTATACACAGATGTTGTGGCATAA
- a CDS encoding NAD(P)H oxidoreductase, translating to MRVLSVVSHPRKDSLTFKVADRFVKGLAEAGHDYEILDLHGIGFDPVLKGVDEPDWSAEEQSFSPQVEMEIRRMKEHDALAFIFPIWWWHLPAMLKGYIDRVWNNGFAYGSNQLHHQHVLWIGLAGVSKEQMKKRNYDEMMTHLLNVGIADYCGVSNSKVEFLYETLDSNPRHYEMLLNQAHHLGLNYAKQ from the coding sequence ATGAGAGTATTGAGCGTTGTTTCGCATCCAAGAAAGGATTCCCTGACTTTTAAGGTTGCCGATCGTTTTGTAAAAGGTCTTGCCGAGGCTGGCCACGACTATGAGATATTGGATTTACACGGGATTGGCTTTGACCCTGTTTTAAAAGGCGTAGATGAACCTGATTGGTCAGCCGAGGAACAGTCCTTTTCCCCTCAGGTAGAAATGGAAATAAGGCGAATGAAGGAGCATGATGCCTTGGCATTTATTTTTCCAATTTGGTGGTGGCATTTGCCAGCTATGCTAAAAGGTTATATTGACCGGGTATGGAACAATGGGTTTGCCTACGGTTCGAACCAGCTTCATCATCAGCATGTCTTGTGGATTGGTTTGGCGGGCGTTTCGAAAGAACAGATGAAAAAGCGTAACTATGATGAAATGATGACGCATCTTCTCAATGTGGGAATTGCAGATTATTGCGGTGTATCCAATTCCAAGGTAGAATTTTTATACGAGACTTTGGATTCCAATCCCAGGCATTATGAGATGCTGCTTAACCAAGCTCATCACTTAGGGCTAAATTATGCCAAGCAGTAA
- a CDS encoding GntR family transcriptional regulator, whose protein sequence is MSSTERIPLYQRVQEYIRNLITSKVLKIGDRIPTEKELMERFGVSKITVVNALAGLVNERIITRVPGKGTFVSEPEYEMPETSPKIAVKPIHKTSGEMGTRLIGLILPSIYDYFTIRLIQGIQQAINENGYRCVIYLSEGNLDKEKEAIKTCSKIGVEGLLIFPVDEELFNEEILSMKFAGFPFVLIDRYLPGVETHYIASDGRLGVNMAVNYLWELGHREIAICSDSPIQTVTVQERIDGYMNAFKEKGSLINPAHIVTGFEIGSLEQAETHPLYRYIQNRMATAYITLNGSLGVKIYQIARQVGLKVPEDISIISFDDPTSIIEGYSTFTHVKQFERDMGYRAAYTLVEVINNDDGQQGKYFKTLVEPELVIGETTGKNVFSTS, encoded by the coding sequence ATGAGCTCTACGGAAAGAATACCTTTATATCAGAGGGTTCAAGAGTATATACGCAACTTGATAACGTCAAAAGTACTGAAGATTGGAGACCGTATACCAACGGAAAAGGAACTCATGGAGCGTTTCGGCGTAAGCAAGATTACTGTCGTTAATGCCTTGGCCGGTTTGGTTAACGAAAGAATCATAACCAGGGTGCCCGGAAAGGGGACTTTTGTAAGTGAGCCTGAATATGAAATGCCGGAAACATCTCCTAAAATTGCCGTGAAGCCTATCCATAAAACCAGTGGAGAAATGGGGACGCGGTTGATAGGCCTAATTCTGCCCAGCATTTATGACTATTTTACGATTAGACTTATACAAGGTATTCAGCAAGCGATAAATGAAAACGGTTACCGTTGCGTTATTTATTTATCAGAGGGCAATCTTGATAAGGAAAAAGAGGCTATTAAGACATGTAGTAAAATCGGAGTGGAAGGGTTACTGATTTTCCCGGTTGACGAGGAGTTATTCAACGAGGAAATATTAAGCATGAAATTTGCGGGGTTTCCGTTTGTTCTCATCGACCGTTACCTTCCTGGGGTGGAAACTCATTATATAGCATCAGACGGTAGGCTTGGCGTTAATATGGCTGTAAATTATCTGTGGGAACTGGGGCATCGTGAAATCGCCATATGCTCCGATTCGCCCATACAAACCGTCACCGTTCAAGAGCGGATCGATGGATATATGAATGCCTTCAAGGAAAAGGGATCACTCATAAACCCTGCCCACATCGTGACCGGTTTTGAAATCGGAAGTCTTGAGCAAGCTGAAACACATCCACTGTACCGCTATATCCAAAATCGAATGGCAACGGCCTATATTACGCTAAATGGAAGTCTTGGAGTGAAAATCTATCAGATTGCGCGTCAAGTTGGATTGAAGGTGCCTGAGGACATATCCATCATCAGTTTTGACGATCCGACTTCAATCATCGAAGGATACAGCACCTTCACACATGTTAAACAGTTTGAACGAGACATGGGCTACCGCGCGGCTTACACGCTGGTTGAGGTCATTAACAATGATGACGGGCAACAAGGAAAATACTTTAAAACCCTAGTGGAGCCGGAATTGGTGATTGGCGAGACGACGGGAAAAAACGTTTTCTCCACCTCGTGA
- a CDS encoding DUF1579 family protein: MATNNISEQENDDALTSQNSSKPDPAMARLNVFVGKWNTEGVIKASPSGPADQLKAIDTYEWLPGGHFLIHHVDGHMGKEEVKAIEIIGYDASSQKYTTHSYDNQGNFSAYQANLIDRAWTILGKSERFTGMFSEDGNTLTGSWELSNDGKNWVHWMDIKLTKVI; this comes from the coding sequence ATGGCAACAAACAATATCAGTGAACAAGAGAATGATGATGCCCTTACTTCACAAAATTCGTCTAAACCAGATCCTGCAATGGCACGCTTGAATGTCTTCGTAGGGAAATGGAATACAGAGGGTGTGATTAAAGCAAGTCCGTCTGGGCCAGCTGATCAGTTGAAAGCAATAGATACCTACGAATGGTTGCCCGGGGGTCATTTTCTTATTCATCATGTTGATGGTCATATGGGGAAAGAAGAGGTTAAGGCTATTGAGATCATTGGCTATGATGCTTCCAGTCAGAAGTACACCACACACTCATATGACAACCAAGGCAATTTCAGTGCATACCAAGCGAACCTAATCGACCGTGCCTGGACAATTTTGGGCAAATCGGAGCGATTCACAGGAATGTTTAGTGAAGATGGCAACACCTTAACAGGTAGTTGGGAGCTGTCAAACGACGGTAAGAATTGGGTACATTGGATGGACATCAAATTGACTAAAGTCATTTAG